In a genomic window of Mageeibacillus indolicus UPII9-5:
- a CDS encoding sigma factor-like helix-turn-helix DNA-binding protein: MAKEYYLYVRGQKVKVSEDIYKVYWREKEHEKYLEQVDKKNHLLFFSSLDHDGNFVDNLADESVDVEKIIETQILIETVRKAMSRLNDEERDIIERLYFNDETLSSVARSKKVSYQAIQWRKNNILKKLKVLLKEFIK; encoded by the coding sequence ATGGCAAAAGAGTATTACCTTTATGTCAGAGGGCAAAAGGTAAAAGTCAGTGAAGATATTTATAAAGTCTACTGGCGAGAAAAAGAACACGAAAAGTATTTAGAGCAGGTGGACAAGAAAAACCACTTGCTCTTTTTTTCATCATTGGATCATGACGGGAATTTTGTGGATAACCTTGCTGATGAAAGTGTGGATGTAGAAAAAATAATTGAAACTCAGATCTTAATTGAAACAGTCAGAAAGGCTATGTCAAGGCTGAATGATGAAGAAAGGGACATCATAGAGCGTTTGTATTTTAATGATGAAACATTATCGAGTGTAGCAAGAAGTAAGAAAGTAAGCTATCAAGCTATACAATGGCGAAAAAACAATATTCTTAAAAAGCTAAAGGTGCTTTTGAAAGAATTCATAAAGTAA
- a CDS encoding M48 family metallopeptidase — translation MIALRDQYNLSMTLTKNGYPHSIAMKYSQSLWKGKMNMACRTELIGGIEVKITKKSNLKNLYIRVKPPEGNVTITAPLNYPDDEIRLFVLKKLPEINAVRLRMRSQARQTKREFISGESHYLWGKPYRLEVEVGSNKYSIKKMPNKILFLVPEGASVEDKKKIFNEWYRSELKRVLQGLIPTVEERMNLCANEYRIKDMKTRWGTCNIYKKRIWINLQLAKKPIECLEYVLVHEMVHLLEKNHTHKFHALVGEFYPPWKDAKKILESIPPDYLEKG, via the coding sequence TTGATTGCTCTGCGTGACCAGTATAATTTGAGTATGACACTGACAAAGAACGGCTATCCGCACAGTATAGCCATGAAGTATTCACAAAGTTTATGGAAAGGCAAGATGAATATGGCATGTAGAACAGAGTTGATTGGCGGTATTGAGGTTAAGATCACTAAAAAGTCAAACCTTAAAAACCTCTATATTAGAGTAAAGCCACCGGAGGGAAACGTTACCATAACCGCCCCGCTGAACTACCCCGACGATGAAATAAGATTATTCGTACTAAAAAAGCTACCTGAAATAAATGCAGTCAGATTAAGAATGCGCTCACAGGCAAGACAAACCAAGCGAGAATTTATTTCCGGCGAGAGCCACTATTTATGGGGAAAGCCCTATCGCCTTGAAGTGGAAGTGGGCAGCAACAAATACAGTATTAAAAAAATGCCGAATAAAATATTATTTTTAGTGCCCGAAGGAGCAAGTGTCGAGGATAAAAAAAAGATTTTTAATGAATGGTATCGTAGCGAGTTAAAAAGAGTCCTGCAAGGTTTGATCCCCACTGTTGAAGAACGTATGAACCTTTGTGCCAACGAGTATCGCATCAAGGACATGAAAACAAGGTGGGGTACGTGCAACATATATAAAAAACGCATATGGATCAATCTGCAGCTTGCCAAAAAGCCAATTGAATGTCTCGAATACGTCTTGGTTCATGAAATGGTTCATTTGCTGGAAAAAAATCATACGCATAAGTTTCATGCTCTTGTGGGTGAATTTTATCCCCCCTGGAAAGATGCCAAAAAAATATTAGAAAGTATTCCTCCGGATTACTTAGAAAAAGGATAG